A region of Thermobifida halotolerans DNA encodes the following proteins:
- a CDS encoding NAD-dependent epimerase/dehydratase family protein — translation MKALVTGGAGFIGSHLCDYLIAHGHQVTVLDDLSTGSEENLRQLADAPDLQLVKGSILDTALVDDLVGSSDTVFHLAAAVGVHTIVDKPLESLRTNLHGTENVVDAAARHGARIMVASTSEVYGKNDADGLTEDADRVLGSPLKSRWSYAAAKGLDELVAYVYGRETGVPTVITRFFNIVGPRQTGRYGMVVPRFVGQALADEPITVYGDGSQRRCFGSVFDVVPAVVKLMDTPAAYNRAVNLGGLEEVSIRGLAERVIELTGSKSTIEYIPYEKAYGEGYEDMRRRMPDTSLARELIDYEPTRRLDDIINSIVESKRA, via the coding sequence GTGAAAGCCTTGGTCACCGGTGGCGCCGGGTTCATCGGCTCCCATCTGTGCGACTACCTGATCGCCCACGGGCATCAGGTGACCGTGCTCGACGACCTGTCCACCGGTTCCGAGGAGAACCTGAGGCAGCTCGCCGACGCCCCCGACCTCCAACTGGTCAAGGGATCCATCCTGGACACCGCTCTGGTCGACGACCTGGTCGGCTCGTCCGACACCGTGTTCCACCTGGCCGCGGCGGTCGGCGTGCACACCATCGTGGACAAGCCGCTGGAGTCGCTGCGCACCAACCTGCACGGCACCGAGAACGTGGTCGACGCCGCCGCCCGGCACGGGGCGCGCATCATGGTCGCCTCCACCAGCGAGGTGTACGGCAAGAACGACGCCGACGGACTGACCGAGGACGCCGACCGCGTTCTCGGTTCGCCGCTGAAGAGCCGCTGGTCCTACGCGGCGGCCAAGGGCCTGGACGAACTGGTGGCCTACGTCTACGGCAGGGAGACCGGCGTTCCCACGGTCATCACCCGGTTCTTCAACATCGTGGGGCCGCGCCAGACCGGCCGCTACGGCATGGTCGTGCCGCGGTTCGTCGGTCAGGCGCTGGCGGATGAGCCGATCACCGTCTACGGTGACGGTTCCCAGCGGCGCTGTTTCGGCTCGGTCTTCGACGTTGTTCCGGCCGTGGTGAAACTGATGGACACGCCCGCCGCCTACAACCGCGCGGTCAACCTCGGCGGCCTGGAGGAGGTCTCCATCCGCGGCCTCGCCGAGCGGGTCATCGAGCTGACCGGGTCGAAGAGCACGATCGAGTACATCCCGTACGAGAAGGCCTACGGCGAGGGCTACGAGGACATGCGCCGCCGCATGCCCGACACCTCGCTCGCCAGGGAGCTCATCGACTACGAGCCGACCCGCCGCCTCGACGACATCATCAACTCCATCGTCGAGTCCAAGCGCGCCTGA